The following nucleotide sequence is from Candidatus Thermoplasmatota archaeon.
AAGGAGAAAAGCAAAAAAGCAAGCAACAGACCACAGCCAGTCCTGTTTATATGCTGACCATATGCCCATCACAAAAATGAATGCTTTCAGGGTATGCGATATAGCTATCCCTACTTTTTCTCTCTCTTTCACAACGCTATAACCACTATCCCATATTAAACTTTTTTAGCGTAAAACGAAAATGGGATATCCAATAACTCTTACTTTGTCAGAGTTATCTCCATTGAAGATACGTTTCTCTTGCCGCCCTCCCCTGATTCTATTTCCTCGGTGGCTATTGATATGTTGGATACGGTAGCATCCCGCAAAAATTTGTTTTTCACTATCTCGGCAGCGTCTACCGCCCTGGAAATCGCTCTTCCACGAGCTTTCAGGATAACATTCTTTGCCCCCTGCTCAAATTCCGTTATCACGGCAATAACGTAGCTCATTGGCGCTTTGTTTCCGACAAATACTACATTTTCTTCGCTTTTTTCTCTGCTCTTTTCTTCGTTCACTATATCACCACTTCCCTCAACATAAAGTGTTATTTAAAATTTTTTGTGACCTGCATATTATTCGTATAGTCCTTTCCTGTAATGGCGGTGCAGACGTTTTACCGACCTGTCGTATGAAAGCGTCTTTTTTCAAGCAATGGGTTTACTCTCCTTAAATTTTCCAGAACCTTTTCCCTTATCTCCCTGCTTCCTATTTTCTCCGGAATGAATTCTTCTTTCCTACCATCTTTCTTGATGACTATTTTTGGTATGATATTAAATGCAAATAAAGTTTTTTTATAAGTTTGTCTGTACAGTAAAACCAAAATTAGCTAAAACTATAAGGAAGATAAAGTATATACCAAGTTAAAACCTTAAGAGGAAGAGATAATGGAAAAAGGCCATGAAGAATTGATAAAAAAGGCTCAAGGGCAGCCAGACATTAAAGATTTAATGAGGGTTAAAGTGAAATTCTTTTCAACACACAGAGAGGCTGTGGGCAGGAATGAAATCGAAATCGAGCTGAAAGAAAAGGCAAACATCAATGAGATGATGAATATGCTTATGAACACCTATCCAGAATTAAGAAAATTAATCGACTATACCATACTATCGTTAAACCATAGATATGCAAATGGAACAGAGCCGCTGAAAGACGGCGATGAGGTCACAATATTCCCACCAGTTGGAGGAGGTTGACAACATGAATATACTGCTCGGGGTGGGCAACGAACTTAATGGCGATGATGGTATAGGCGGATGGATAGCCCGCAATTTTTCTTCCAAAGAATGGATATCAATAGATTGTTTCACCGTTCCCGAAAATTACATGACCGAGATAAAAAGATACAAAGCGGAAAAAATAGTTATCGTGGATGCCGCTGATATGGGACTTGAAGCAGGCGACATAAGAATTATCCCGAAAGAAAAAATAGGTTCGGCCAGCTTTTCCACCCATTCTTTGCCTCTCTCGGTTTTTATAAGCCATATTGAGAAAATAACAGAAGCAGATGTATCGCTGATAGGAATACAGCCGAAACAATTTTATGGGGAAATCAGTAAAGAAGTGAAAAGAGCGGGGGAAAAGTTGCTGGAAATATTGAAAAAGAAAAATCTTGATGAAATAGGAATACTAATGTCAAAAAACAGTATAGAGGATAAAGCAGATATGCCGACTTCAAAAAGAGTGGCCGTCATTAAAAATATTAAAAGAAAAAGAAAGAGGAGAGAGTTTATGGCATCACTGGTACTGGTTCTGTCCACTCTGGGCTATAACATGTCATTGTTGGATCTCCGAAGACAACCTGACCACCGTCACCTGTCAGAGAAGAGGAGCCGTACATTGCAGTAGGATCATCTGTGGTGTGATCACGTTCAAAGAGCCACAGATATCTTGAAAATGCCTCACCGATGCTGTCACCGTTGACAAACACGTCATGTGTCCAATAATCGTCTATCAGATCTGACATTGGACATAGCCCGCTCCAAATGTTTCCATAGCATATTGTACCTCCGTGTGATAGCATTACTATTGGTCCCAGGTGTGCTTGCGTTGTACAGGACATCCACAGATCCCATATACAATGTACATTTCCGAGCAGTTGATCTACCCACTTGAAATGGATGAGGTCATACAAATTTGGCTCCTTGGCATTGTACCATGTGAATCCGCCCCACCTTGCCGACTTCGTTTGCTTGTCATCGTACATGTATCCGCGCCATGCATCAGGCCAGTTAAAGTCCTTCAGATTTTCGTGCTTTAATTGCACATACGGGAAGGCCTCTTCAACATTCTTGTACTGGCATGATATACCCGAGCCACCTGTTCCATGGCCGGAATAGTACCAAACACTTACTCCTTTGTTGAATCTTTCCAGTAGACCATCCCACACGCAGTGTCCCTCGTAGAATCTGCCGTGAGAGCTAAAGGCTTCCTTGAACGCCTGTGAAGAGTATGCCGGAGTGGTTTTTCCATCATTGGTTGTCCATGTCCTGCCGTCGGGGAAATTCATGAGCTGCGTGGTTGTAACATCCCTTCCAGGGTTGGCGTACATAATCGCTGGGTACAAGATACACCTGACAATATGAGCAGACGAGAATGCTGCAGTCGCTCCCGGAATATGTCCCGCATATGAATTATTCCCCGTCATTATTCTAGTGGCAAAGTCTCGTATGTCTGTATCACGATCTGCTACAAAGAGATATGCTTCTTTACCTCCTAAATCTAGACCATACTTTGCTGTCAAATTGCCATAGATTCCATCATGTATCGCTGATGGCCATCTTTTCTCCAGGTCAAATCCTATAGGTGGCAAATTTTGGTTCTGTATGAAGTCCTTGATGGCTTCCATCAGATCAAATGGCTTGCCCATGTTTGGCGGATGACCAAGAGAACGGCTTCCATGATAGAAGTCGCCGTTGTATTCACACCATGTCCGTAATTTATCCAATGTATCATATGCTCCTGCTGCCTCTCCAATGTTTAAAACTGGGGAACCGTGATATGCAGCCGCCATTGCCGCCGGAGCGAAGTATCCGTCGCCGGTTGCAAGAGACGTTATTGTTATGAAGTTCTCTGAATTTGCATCTGCCTTTATGGCATCTACCACTTCCTGCATCGTGGTGTATTCCGTTGCACCGCTAATGCTTGCACTGCTCACTCCGTTTATGTTGACAAATATGACGTTGGACACACCCAGGGTGGAAAGCGCATCCGATGTTTCTGACGGCACGGTATCCTTCGTCACGTACAGCAGGGGAGCATGATTGAGCGAAGCGATTACAGCACCGTTTGCTGCTGACAGAGCTGCCGATGTTCTATCCGGGTTGTGTTCTCTTACTTCTGCCGTGATGTGATAACTTCCGCTGTAACCGATATCTCCCTGTTCATGATCAAGATACGGAACGACAATGGCAGTCCACTTCCCTTCCATCGGATAGTTAACTTCAACACTATATTCTGTATGTGGCTCCACTATCCACGTACGAAATTCATCATAGTCATGCAGCCAATGCCCTCCGTTCCATATGTGGATTGGATTTATTTCTCCGCCATTATAATGTGGAACACTTGGTCTCCTTACATTACCGTATGGATCGATAAGGTAAACTATCAGGTTGGACGGTTCGTCTGTCGTGATTGTTACCTTTATTGTTGAGTCCGTATTGTCAATCGGTATTTTGTATCTATCTCCCGCATATTTTATAATCTGGAATTCTTCTAATCCGCTATCACTCGTAATATACGGAGCCCAGAATCCCGGAAGAATTACCGGGTAGAAGGTATCCATGTCAGGCCCCTTGAAATCATATGGATATGGCCACCAGTCTTCCATTACAGCTTCATATCTTGGAGTGATAAGCCCTGTATCGCCGCCGAAATTATCGCCAAGAGTAACCAGGTGTATAGCACCCCACTTCTGTCCGATGAACATTGGAACTGCCT
It contains:
- the albA gene encoding DNA-binding protein Alba: MNEEKSREKSEENVVFVGNKAPMSYVIAVITEFEQGAKNVILKARGRAISRAVDAAEIVKNKFLRDATVSNISIATEEIESGEGGKRNVSSMEITLTK
- a CDS encoding MoaD/ThiS family protein: MEKGHEELIKKAQGQPDIKDLMRVKVKFFSTHREAVGRNEIEIELKEKANINEMMNMLMNTYPELRKLIDYTILSLNHRYANGTEPLKDGDEVTIFPPVGGG
- the hycI gene encoding hydrogenase maturation peptidase HycI, which translates into the protein MNILLGVGNELNGDDGIGGWIARNFSSKEWISIDCFTVPENYMTEIKRYKAEKIVIVDAADMGLEAGDIRIIPKEKIGSASFSTHSLPLSVFISHIEKITEADVSLIGIQPKQFYGEISKEVKRAGEKLLEILKKKNLDEIGILMSKNSIEDKADMPTSKRVAVIKNIKRKRKRREFMASLVLVLSTLGYNMSLLDLRRQPDHRHLSEKRSRTLQ
- a CDS encoding PPC domain-containing protein; translation: ACEGQKISIKITPESNFDVELVDYEATQIAVSENTGTTAESIDYTVEVTEKYFMHIYTGDGAGKGSYTMDVSLVGQNDAGSGKDAGNTIGTAMSISSGSYFGYLDAYDWEDWYSFNANTGQGIKVTLECPSKTDFDVHLYNPSGEWVHSAQYYGDDTLEYPADASGTWKIKLDIFPGWDASKWPDNYFLYGSGPYEMELSIGVSVPAPPGPIPQPDITPVAQTFVVNNDKNSNADEYGYLAAIPAANYIDGGKRYVSPIVYRGCDYVPTWFTTVDDTTQYLIDDWNAYLARHGVTATEYVIDPDPIKAAANIATSRWSSSTTAVVAVDGSSFEDTVTDIFDQDATISSLPDITRVQPGSSKFKDVGGNKAVPMFIGQKWGAIHLVTLGDNFGGDTGLITPRYEAVMEDWWPYPYDFKGPDMDTFYPVILPGFWAPYITSDSGLEEFQIIKYAGDRYKIPIDNTDSTIKVTITTDEPSNLIVYLIDPYGNVRRPSVPHYNGGEINPIHIWNGGHWLHDYDEFRTWIVEPHTEYSVEVNYPMEGKWTAIVVPYLDHEQGDIGYSGSYHITAEVREHNPDRTSAALSAANGAVIASLNHAPLLYVTKDTVPSETSDALSTLGVSNVIFVNINGVSSASISGATEYTTMQEVVDAIKADANSENFITITSLATGDGYFAPAAMAAAYHGSPVLNIGEAAGAYDTLDKLRTWCEYNGDFYHGSRSLGHPPNMGKPFDLMEAIKDFIQNQNLPPIGFDLEKRWPSAIHDGIYGNLTAKYGLDLGGKEAYLFVADRDTDIRDFATRIMTGNNSYAGHIPGATAAFSSAHIVRCILYPAIMYANPGRDVTTTQLMNFPDGRTWTTNDGKTTPAYSSQAFKEAFSSHGRFYEGHCVWDGLLERFNKGVSVWYYSGHGTGGSGISCQYKNVEEAFPYVQLKHENLKDFNWPDAWRGYMYDDKQTKSARWGGFTWYNAKEPNLYDLIHFKWVDQLLGNVHCIWDLWMSCTTQAHLGPIVMLSHGGTICYGNIWSGLCPMSDLIDDYWTHDVFVNGDSIGEAFSRYLWLFERDHTTDDPTAMYGSSSLTGDGGQVVFGDPTMTCYSPEWTEPVPVMP